The following coding sequences are from one Triticum aestivum cultivar Chinese Spring chromosome 5A, IWGSC CS RefSeq v2.1, whole genome shotgun sequence window:
- the LOC123107578 gene encoding uncharacterized protein has translation MGDGRRRRRRRKNSRRVPAREGDIDDVPGEVLELVFLRLPSPAHLIRAACTCKRWRNVIAGDGGGFLRRFGSLHGASPDHVVGHYRVNERHGHPRPPGLNPVFVPSSSSSSPWADAVAARNLALDFLPRGQFGDCGWELADIRGGLLLLFHSELAPGLLICDPLRRRYREIPRSAWFHGCHMLGAFLLDGEDEDAAAGISLANFRVTCALFRFGDRNARACAFSSAGGGWTSGAARSSTPVCRDREFAPIYFAGSTKRAAYWTVGDNVVLALHKDNAELFSGVVLGDAQYALLRDKRHATEYAYQLPWPPTIEACVT, from the coding sequence ATGGgggacggccgccgccgccgccgccgccgcaagaaTTCCCGGCGGGTACCCGCGCGGGAGGGAGATATTGACGACGTTCCGGGCGAGGTTCTCGAGCTGGTGTTCCTGCGCCTCCCCTCGCCTGCCCACCTCATCCGTGCCGCGTGCACCTGCAAGCGATGGCGCAACGTAatcgcgggcgacggcggcggcttccTCCGCCGGTTCGGCTCTCTCCACGGCGCGTCGCCCGACCACGTTGTCGGCCACTACCGCGTCAACGAGCGCCACGGCCACCCGCGTCCGCCTGGCCTGAACCCCGTATTCGtcccgtcctcctcctcttcctcgccgtGGGCGGACGCCGTCGCCGCTCGGAACCTCGCGCTCGACTTCCTCCCGCGGGGGCAGTTTGGCGATTGCGGCTGGGAGCTCGCCGACATCCGGGGCGGCCTGCTGCTCCTCTTCCACTCGGAGCTGGCGCCAGGCCTCCTCATCTGCGATCCCCTGAGGCGACGCTACAGGGAAATCCCTCGCTCGGCGTGGTTCCACGGCTGCCACATGCTGGGCGCTTTCCTCCTCGAcggcgaggacgaggacgcggccgCGGGCATCAGCCTGGCAAACTTCAGGGTGACGTGCGCGCTCTTTCGCTTTGGGGACCGCAACGCCAGGGCCTGCGCCTTCTCGTCTGCCGGCGGCGGCTGGACCTCCGGGGCCGCACGTAGCAGCACACCAGTCTGCCGCGACAGGGAGTTCGCCCCCATCTATTTCGCAGGGAGCACCAAACGGGCCGCCTACTGGACGGTCGGAGACAACGTTGTTCTTGCTCTGCACAAGGACAACGCCGAGCTCTTCTCTGGTGTCGTGCTGGGCGACGCACAGTACGCCCTGCTCCGGGACAAGCGCCATGCCACGGAGTACGCGTACCAGCTGCCATGGCCACCTACGATCGAAGCTTGCGTAACCTAG
- the LOC123107579 gene encoding uncharacterized protein codes for MAEHGEEDLAVAAAKILLSLRSRTLVRWPEWIARPSDGLQRPQEEEGEAELPPIPEGWPKRPRSRSRLRARAEGTASLLSQKSPLARPGRPVLGGSGACSGEEEERAWSAPKAKPASLTGRRPEVRPQYGSASAAGSGPSTSGADRARSRRRARVSEKATAGRAESSPETPFDFANAAGSGASSSGNEAARPTAELGSDGRPSDSHEGHDSPAKRSRTDLAAGEATATAAKVEEQKTKEDYRDEKGHLLFDLNEAWGGN; via the exons ATGGCGGAGCACGGAGAGGAGGACCTGGCCGTCGCGGCCGCCAAGATTCTGCTCAGCCTCCGGAGCAGGACGCTCGTGCGGTGGCCGGAGTGGATCGCCCGGCCGTCCGACGGTCTCCAGCGGCcacaggaggaggagggggaggccgaGCTGCCGCCGATCCCGGAGGGATGGCCGAAGCGGCCGCGGTCGCGGTCGCGGCTCCGTGCGCGGGCGGAAGGAACTGCGTCGCTGCTGTCGCAGAAGAGCCCCTTGGCGCGGCCGGGGCGCCCCGTTCTCGGCGGATCCGGCGCgtgctccggcgaggaggaggagagggcgtgGTCTGCCCCGAAGGCGAAGCCCGCGTCTTTGACCGGGCGGAGGCCGGAGGTGCGGCCGCAGTACGGCTCGGCCTCGGCAGCCGGATCCGGCCCTTCCACCAGCGGCGCCGACCGGGCGCGGTCGCGGCGACGGGCGCGCGTGAGCGAGAAGGCGACTGCCGGCAGGGCGGAGTCGAGCCCGGAGACGCCTTTCGACTTCGCCAACGCCGCCGGATCGGGAGCGTCCTCGAGCGGCAACGAAGCCGCGCGGCCGACGGCGGAGCTGGGGTCAGACGGAAGGCCGTCGGATAGCCACGAGGGGCACGACTCGCCGGCGAAGCGCTCGCGGACGGACCTCGCCGCCGGCGAAGCTACGGCGACCGCGGCAAAAGTGGAG GAGCAGAAGACCAAGGAGGATTACCGGGACGAGAAGGGCCACCTGCTGTTCGACCTCAACGAAGCTTGGGGTGGTAACTAA